Genomic window (Drosophila ananassae strain 14024-0371.13 chromosome 3L, ASM1763931v2, whole genome shotgun sequence):
CGGCAGAAAGGAAAAACTCAGTCAGCTCATCGGGTAATACTTTCATCCGCAATTGCTTGGCCAACTTGCCGTTGGTTAAGATGAATAATTGCACAAGCATCGAGTGGCGAGGAGTCTCTAGGATCATACGTCCTTTTTTCCTGAACTCGGCTTGGGGGTCCTTAAGACTGTAGCACTCCAGACCGAAGGCACAGGTGCCAATCACATCGGTGGTGTACCGAGCACAGATTTCCTTGATCTCAATGTCACCATCGTCCACGGCAGCATGGGTCACCTCCTTGTCCATAGTGTCCACCAGGTGATGAGCCACCTCGACGACCACCTCGGACATCTGCTTTATTTTTCCAGATGTGAACACGGGTGTCAGTTTTTGCCTCATGGCCTTCCACTCTTCACCCTGCAGGTTCAATAGGTGACCCGTCAGCGGGTCATCCTCGGGATTATTGAATAAGCCGCGGTCTTGAAAGTGATGGAAATCCTTAATCAGGACTTGCTTGATAAGATCCAAGTCCATGATCATGGCAGTCGGCTTGAAGAACATAAACAACCCAGCTATGGGAGATTTTCCCTTGAACTGTTCGTAGAATCTTTGAATGATGTCTCGGAGGTGATACTTTTTCGCCAGGCCCTTCATGTTACCAATCAGGGGTAGAGGAGGCTCATTGGGTACCCCTTTTCGGGTCCAATAGGTGTACTTGTTGTAATAGAAGTTGTAGGCCAAGGCCAAGACCACGCCCACAACGAGAAGAGCGAACAGCATGGCAATTGATTGTTTTTTCACTTGATTGCCAATCTAATCTTTGGTTTATAAAATCGATGtcataaaatcataaaacgcgcaaaaataaatgttattttGCTAAATATATAACACTCTTAACTAAAAGGCAATAGCCGACATTTGCTCAGAAACGTTGAATTGAAAACTAAATTTTGCTCGATGAGGGCATGGATTAATAAACAAACTCGGAGCTTTCAAAGCTTTTTCTCTATATTCTGCTAGAAATGTTTTCTATTCTCGATGATCATAAAACTTGATTGATAAAGCGCTATAGTCGACGTCAGAATACGTATTATTCTGGTTCGGAAACTGCTTTGTAATGCTTAAGAGGGAAAGAAAGTTTGAACGCAATGGTTTGGCTAGGTAATCGACAATTAATCCAAAAAATGATGCAAATGTGGTAattaatgatgaaaaaataaagttgGGGCTCGATAAGAGAATTTATAGAATTGGTAAAAATATACAACCGGATTGGCAACCTAATAAATACTCTTTTTAggatttttggatttttttctataaataaataaaatgtttgttaGCTGCGGAATAATTATGTACTTTCAAACAAATCATTCATTTTCTAAAACGCAAAATATCAACGGAAATATTTGGTGAGCTATCTTTGAACACTTGGGAAATTTTTTGGGGACTACCCCCATGTTTTGAGTCAAAACATTGTCTGGCAGTCAACAAAAAACCGGTTAGATAATGAGATAAGCTCATATATCATTGGATACTTGTCGAGAATGTGCTTGGTAATGctgaaaaaaaagcaaacgtATTAATTTTTACtcgtaaaaaaaatgatgcaaGTTTCTTAAACTCATTGAAACGATAACTTTAAGGTCTCTTTATTTTATGACCTAGAGAAGTCTGTCCTGTTTGATCTCTGCTCCCTTTAAGGCAGGAGTCCACATTTTTAATCGACTCCCCAGAATGTTTGccttttttaattgaaacgTGAGCTTCGATGTCAAGAGGAAATACATAGAAGAAGTCTATTGACAGAGTGCTGATGATTTGCCTGACGTCTTTTGGCCTTTGTATACcgattttaattaaatccaGCAAGTGTagaaatcaaatcaaatgaaaCTACCATAAAATAAAGGGGGAGTCGGCATGGCGCGAAATTCCCAGGTTTATTACAAACTTGCCATGCCGAGGGAAAATTTATGCGAAAGCGATTAAAGGCCCATTAAACGGTATTCCTGATGGACAGCCAACGCCCACAAACACCCAAGGACACTCCACACTTTTCAGGGCCTTCAGTAAATAATAAAGCCGAGTCGCGGCTAAAAGCATTTTGGAGTTGTGGCTGCGGgcgtgtgtatgtgtgtgtgagttgtTTGCGCTTAAAGGATTTGGGCCAAATTCTTACGACCCGTTTTATGCCGCTAATGCGCCATTTTCCAATAGACATAAAAAGCGAAATGTCGCAGCTAAGACAGCCTGGGCCATAAAACTCGCAGCGTGACaaacgaaaaccaaaacaaaggcCCGAGCTAAATAGTCAAGTTGGGCCTACGGATGAAGTGCGAACAATTCAGCTTGAACAAGTTATTTTTATAGTCATGCTTTTCGGCAATTAAAACGACAGTACTCGTATATTTTGCACTATCAAGTATATTTATACAGAGAAAAAAATGCTAGAGCTTAGATTtagaatatttattatattagtTGGTTCTACGGATGAAGCAATTTATTCTTaacaaaaattgttttttaaataaaatttttaaatttgactCTCATATTtaccaatttttataaaaaatttatttgcagTGCTGCACTTGGTGGATTTTTTCATTATCAAAGGTGACGATGTCTCAACTGCTTATGGCTGATAACGTGTTTGACTTCAAAATGTTTGCGATGTCATGAGAAAGCGGCAAAAATAGAAATACGTATAAATAGATGAAGTTTCCCAGCTAAACTGTTAGACTTTTTCAACAGTCTTACAAGTACACTTTCAACCTGCCATGATTTTCGCGCTTCTACTAGTGGGCCTGGCCGTGGCCTTGGCTTACAGTTTTTACTTCAACACCTACACCTATTGGGCACGGAAGGGTGTTCCCCACGAGAAGCCACTCCCGTTCATTGGAAACCTTAAGGGGATCGGGATAAAGTACCACTTCAGGGACATCAACCAAAGAATCTACAATAAGTTCAAGGGCCAAGGCCCGATAGCCGGATTGTTCACATTTATGACTCGAACTGCCATGGTTATCGACCTGGACCTCGTTAGGCAGGTGCTGATCAAGGACTTCAATTACTTTCACGATCGCGGCCTCTTCTCCAATCCCCGGAATGACCCGCTGACGGGTCACCTCCTGACCCTGGAGGGGGAGGAGTGGAAGGCCATGAGGCAGAAACTGACACCCGTCTTCAGCTCCGGAAAGATTAAGCATATGTCTGAAGTGGTCATAGAGGTAGGACATCGTCTGGCTGATGCCATGGACAAGGAGGTGGCTACAGCTTCCGTGGAGGCTGGCGATGTGGAGATTAAGGACCTCTGTGCTCGGTACACCACCGATGTAATTGGCACTTGTGCCTTTGGCCTGGAGTGTAACAGTCTTGCCGACGAAAAGGCAGAATTCCGAACCATGGGACGAGAGATTTTCCAGAAGCCCCGAAACTCTTTGCCGGTGCATTTTTTCATTCTTAACAACAGGTCGATAGCTCAGAAATTAAGGCTTAAAATTGTTCGCGATGATATCACAGAATTCTTCATGTCTGCTGTAAAGAATACCGTGGAGTATCGCCTTAAGAATAACATCAAGAGAAACGACTTCATGGATCAGTTAATTCAACTTCGCGCCGAGGATCAAGACGCGCTAAAAAGGCTAAGGGCATCGACTTGTCCCATGGCTTGACCATCGAGCAAATAGCTGCCCAGGCTTTTGTGTTCTTTGTAGCCGGGTTCGAGACCTCTTCGAGCACCATGGCCTTCTGTTTATACGAATTGGCTCTGCAGCCGAACATTCAGGATCGAGTGAGGGAGGAGATTGAGACTGTGCTCGGAAAGAGTGATAAGATCAGTTACGATGCCATAGCCGAAATGACATACCTGGAACAAGTCATAGCTGGTGAGTAGATCTAAACACCACATGAAAACTAAATCTAATTCATTAATTCCACATAGAAACCCTTCGAAAGCATCCTATTCTTCCCCACGTGACAAGGGAAGCCAATCAGGACTACAAACTCCCCAACACAGACATTGTCATTGACAACGGAACCTCAGTTTTAATTCCCATTAGTTGTATCCACCACGACCCGGAAATATATCCCAATCCCGAAGAGTTCGATCCCAGTCGCTTCGATCCCGAAGTAGTCAAGTCCCGCCATCCGATGGCCTATCTGCCTTTTGGCGAAGGACCTCGAAACTGCATTGGTCTGCGGTTTGGAAAGTTACAGTCCAAGATTGGATTGGTGTCCTTGTTGCGTCGATTCAGGTTTAGTCCTTCGAAGCGCACAGAAATCCCCTTGATATTGGGAAATAAGAACTTCACATTGAATACAAAGAATGGTATGCATCTCAAAGTGGAGcgcatttaaattttttgtttacttgtttgtattttttcaataaaagtgAAAgacaatcaaaacaaaattatctgactttttaaaaacaaatcaattaaAGCGTAGACATGGAAAATACCTATAAAAAGGCAAGTCTAGAACCTCATTATGACTAACGACTCGTTTACTTTCGTTTAAGTGTCGAGTCATTCTCTCTCCGATCGAATATTGTATATGGTCAAGATCAAACAATGGAACCGATTATTAtaacatatacatatttattcaacttttttttcatCTGATTTGGGGTTGAGAACATTTGAGCGAACCGGAGAGGCGGGTTCCCAGTTAGAACTTCTAACAAAAAAGCTTCAAGCTGAATTTTAAAAGTCATGCCCGGCGACAAATTTTTGCCAGTCGTGTAACCGACCTGATCGCGTCAAGTTgctcaaatatttcaaatcgTTTCCCGGAGTCGGTGCAAAAATTTCATCAGGCATTCCTACGTATTTTCCTGAAAATAGCTAGTATCTATAAAACCTGTTCCACTGGCGtgctattttaaattaaagattAGATTGCGCACTTTTTAATTTCATGCAATCCATTATTTTACGTCAATTAGTCACTGTTAAGACTACCTTAATGTTTGATAAGATTTCGGAAAAAGCTCCGGTGAAGAATATAaaccaatgttcttgtcagcgAAATTATCAGTTTTTCTTGCTACTTTGACGAGAAAGTGTTTAGCGAACGCTCGTCATGCTGTTCGCACTGCTCCTACTGGCCGTGGTCTTGGCCTTGGCCATCAGTTTCTACCTTAATATATACACTTATTGGTCCCGGCGGGGCGTCCCCCGGGAGAGCCCGCTACCATTAGTTGGCAACATGAAAGGCATCGGATCGAAATACCACTTCAGAGACGTCAACCAGAGGATCTACGACCAATTCAAGGGAAAGGTTCCCTTCGCCGGAATGCATGTCTTCTTTAAGAAAACAGCAATGATTTTGGATCTGGATCTGGTTAAGCAAGTCCTCATAAAGGACTTCCATTACTTCCAGGATCGTGGAGTTTTCAATAACACAAAAGACGATCCCCTGACGGGCCATCTTTTCGCGCTGGAAGGTGACGAGTGGAAGTCGATGCGGAAGATGTTGTCGCCGGTTTTCACATCCGGAAAAATAAAGCACATGTCTGAAATAATTGTGGCAGTGTCCCATCACCTAGTAGATGCCGTGGAAAAGGAGCTGAAAACCGCTTCCTTAGAAGATGGCGAAGTAGAAATTAAGGATATTTGTGCACGGTACACTACCGATGTCATTGGGTCCTGTGCCTTTGGTCTAGAGTGCTTCAGCCTTAAGGATCCGAATTCTGAGTTCAGAAACAAGGGAAGAATGATCTTCGAGAAGCCTCGCCATCATCAGTTGATTCAGGCTTTTATTTTCACTAACGCCAAACTGGCTAGGAAGCTGCGCATGAAAGTGTTGCCCGATGAAGTGACTGAGTTCTTTATTGCAACTGTTAAGAATACGGTCGATTATCGGCTCAAGAACAATGTTAAAAGAAACGACTTCGTAGATCAGTTGATAGAGCTTCGAGCTGAGGATCAAGAGGCTGCCAAAAAAGGCAAGGGAATAGAGCTGTCTCATGGCTTGACCCTCGAACAGATGGCTGCCCAGGCTTTTGTGTTCTTTATAGCCGGATTCGAGACCTCTTCGAGTACAATGTCGTTCTGCCTTTATGAATTGGCTTTGCAGCAGGACATTCAGGATAGAGTAAGAGAAGAGATCAACAGTGTGCTCGGAAAAGTGGAGGGTGGTGAGATTACTTACGATGCCTTGGGCGAAATGACTTACCTGGAACAAGTCATTGcaggtaaacaaaaaaatgaaaaatctaTAAAGAGCGTATCTAACTTTTTCTATCCCCCAGAAACCCTTCGTAAACATCCCATTCTCCCTCATCTTGTGAGGGAAATAAATCGCAACTACCAGGTTCCCAACACAGAATTTGTTATTGAGAAAGGAAACAACATCCTCATACCCGTTCACAACATCCACCACGACCCGGAAATATACCCACAGCCGGAGAAATTTGATCCGAGTCGCTTTAATAGAGATGAGGTCAGCAGTTGTCATCCAATGGCCTACTTGCCCTTCGGAGATGGTCCTCGTAATTGCATCGGACTGCGTTTTGGCAAGATTCAGTCTAAAATCGGCTTAGTTGCCTTGTTGCGTAATTTTAAGTTCAGTCCCTCGAAGCAAACAGAAATCCCTTTGATTCTCTCCAATAAGACCTTCACCTTGTCCACCAAAAACGGTATTCACCTTAAAGTGGAgagaatttaaatttaagaactCAATTGTGAaaaagtatatacatttaatttaatttttaaatttatctcTAATTTGTTTGgcagtttttaattaattaggACAAAACTTTTTTGTGTAATAATCAGATGCCAATAGCAGTTTGTATAACCTTTTTGGCGCTTAGCCCAAAACAATGTGTTGGCTAAAATGCCAGTATAATTTTGGCTTAACTGATCTAAACTTTTCCCATGTTTGTGGCcgttttaattgatttaattgGTTGCTTTATACAGTTTAGAGCTCGAACATAATTACTACCTTGCAGGCCAATTGTTT
Coding sequences:
- the LOC6495216 gene encoding probable cytochrome P450 6a14, with product MLFALLVVGVVLALAYNFYYNKYTYWTRKGVPNEPPLPLIGNMKGLAKKYHLRDIIQRFYEQFKGKSPIAGLFMFFKPTAMIMDLDLIKQVLIKDFHHFQDRGLFNNPEDDPLTGHLLNLQGEEWKAMRQKLTPVFTSGKIKQMSEVVVEVAHHLVDTMDKEVTHAAVDDGDIEIKEICARYTTDVIGTCAFGLECYSLKDPQAEFRKKGRMILETPRHSMLVQLFILTNGKLAKQLRMKVLPDELTEFFLSAVKSTVEYRLKNNIKRNDFMDQLIQLRAEDQEAAKKGKGIDLSHGLTIEQMAAQAFVFFVAGFETSSSTMGFCLYELALQPDIQDRVREEIQSVLNGGEITYDALAQMTYLEQVIAETLRKHPIISSLLRETNLDYKVPNTNVIIERGSTVLIPIHNIHHDPELYPNPELFDPSRFDPEEVKSRHPFSYLPFGDGPRNCIGLRFGKMQAKIGLVSLLQRFKFGVSKRTEIPLILDTRSPFLSAKNGIHLKLERI
- the LOC6495430 gene encoding probable cytochrome P450 6a14 translates to MLFALLLLAVVLALAISFYLNIYTYWSRRGVPRESPLPLVGNMKGIGSKYHFRDVNQRIYDQFKGKVPFAGMHVFFKKTAMILDLDLVKQVLIKDFHYFQDRGVFNNTKDDPLTGHLFALEGDEWKSMRKMLSPVFTSGKIKHMSEIIVAVSHHLVDAVEKELKTASLEDGEVEIKDICARYTTDVIGSCAFGLECFSLKDPNSEFRNKGRMIFEKPRHHQLIQAFIFTNAKLARKLRMKVLPDEVTEFFIATVKNTVDYRLKNNVKRNDFVDQLIELRAEDQEAAKKGKGIELSHGLTLEQMAAQAFVFFIAGFETSSSTMSFCLYELALQQDIQDRVREEINSVLGKVEGGEITYDALGEMTYLEQVIAETLRKHPILPHLVREINRNYQVPNTEFVIEKGNNILIPVHNIHHDPEIYPQPEKFDPSRFNRDEVSSCHPMAYLPFGDGPRNCIGLRFGKIQSKIGLVALLRNFKFSPSKQTEIPLILSNKTFTLSTKNGIHLKVERI